A genomic region of Micropterus dolomieu isolate WLL.071019.BEF.003 ecotype Adirondacks linkage group LG11, ASM2129224v1, whole genome shotgun sequence contains the following coding sequences:
- the LOC123978640 gene encoding uncharacterized protein LOC123978640 isoform X2, which translates to MIQAGLEMGCNTPYGTALLRCGEAQKQFGETERKFVQSTNIHFLTPLRSFTEGEYRAIQDERKMLVNKRLDLDIANTRLRRAHEADQEARNLNANPLDVDYLSHVSYMFSFLRVKWLKMWAQEISQAEMELRICQSLFDRQSEITRRVAEGISNTHTNHMRSLTDFVETQACYFDQCNQHAQELQKQLASIPTVLCSNNWQSAINNAVHQPSTSNLIGNEPIGSNRVSPIPIFVHQLPEFDQDLWTANPPPRTEKTTDSSLSTAPHNQTNNNNNTFFTDVQATNHRSAVNQALNSDSHLTDQISALSRTASTLTNRATAALTNDAHSLTTTTTAAAASLPSELSGTSNQSQTANLVASETITTDNMATETVTTNGMAPEPQITNGMAPEPQTTNETASELPANNREDVQ; encoded by the exons ATGATCCAGGCAGGGCTGGAGATGGGGTGCAACACACCCTATG GAacggcactgctcaggtgtggAGAGGCTCAGAAGCAGTTTGGCGAAACAGAGAGGAAGTTTGTCCAAAGCACCAACATCCACTTTCTCACCCCTCTGAGGAGTTTCACTGAGGGGGAATACAGAGCCATACAG gATGAGCGCAAGATGTTGGTGAATAAGCGTTTGGACTTGGACATAGCTAATACCAGACTGAGGAGAGCCCACGAGGCTGACCAAGAGGCCAGA AACCTGAATGCAAACCCGCTGGACGTCGACTACTTGTCTCATGTTTCCTACATGTTCAGCTTCCTGCGTGTTAAATGGCTAAAG atgtggGCTCAGGAAATCTCTCAG gcggAGATGGAGCTGAGGATTTGTCAGAGTCTGTTTGACCGACAGTCAGAAATTACAAGACGAGTTGCAGAAGGAATCAGCAACACTCAc aCCAACCACATGCGGAGCCTGACTGACTTTGTTGAGACTCAGGCCTGTTACTTCGACCAGTGCAACCAACATGCTCAGGAGCTTCAGAAACAGCTGGCCAG CATTCCAACAGTCCTCTGCTCCAATAACTGGCAGTCAGCAATTAATAATGCAGTTCATCAGCCATCGACAAGCAACCTTATAGGCAATGAGCCCATTGGCTCAAATCGAGTCTCTCCAATTCCCATATTTGTCCACCAACTTCCAGAATTCGACCAGGACTTATGGACTGCAAATCCACCTCCCAGAACTGAGAAAACAACAGATTCCTCTTTATCCACGGCACCACATAATCAgacaaataacaacaataacacctTCTTTACTGATGTTCAGGCAACCAACCACCGTTCAGCGGTCAATCAAGCATTAAATTCAGACAGTCACCTAACAGATCAGATCTCAGCACTCAGCAGAACAGCCAGCACACTAACCAACAGAGCAACAGCTGCATTAACCAATGATGCACATAgtctgacaacaacaacaacagcagcagcagcttcccTGCCTTCTGAACTCAGTGGAACCTCAAACCAGTCTCAGACAGCAAATTTAGTCGCTAGTGAGACCATAACAACTGATAACATGGCTACTGAGACTGTGACCACCAATGGCATGGCTCCTGAGCCCCAAATAACCAATGGCATGGCTCCTGAGCCCCAAACAACCAATGAAACTGCAAGCGAGCTGCCCGCCAATAATAGAGAAGATGTCCAGTAG
- the LOC123978640 gene encoding endophilin-B1-like isoform X1, whose amino-acid sequence MDLTRLAVDAGQFINRAVQYTGESLGQADKTELDPGLEDLLAQADATKTWTDRIISQTEVLLQPNPGARLEDRLYEHLDWSAPPRLRAHEVLGDQMIQAGLEMGCNTPYGTALLRCGEAQKQFGETERKFVQSTNIHFLTPLRSFTEGEYRAIQDERKMLVNKRLDLDIANTRLRRAHEADQEARNLNANPLDVDYLSHVSYMFSFLRVKWLKMWAQEISQAEMELRICQSLFDRQSEITRRVAEGISNTHTNHMRSLTDFVETQACYFDQCNQHAQELQKQLASIPTVLCSNNWQSAINNAVHQPSTSNLIGNEPIGSNRVSPIPIFVHQLPEFDQDLWTANPPPRTEKTTDSSLSTAPHNQTNNNNNTFFTDVQATNHRSAVNQALNSDSHLTDQISALSRTASTLTNRATAALTNDAHSLTTTTTAAAASLPSELSGTSNQSQTANLVASETITTDNMATETVTTNGMAPEPQITNGMAPEPQTTNETASELPANNREDVQ is encoded by the exons ATGGATTTGACGCGATTGGCTGTGGATGCTGGTCAGTTCATCAACCGGGCTGTTCAg TACACGGGGGAGAGTCTTGGCCAGGCAGACAAGACAGAGTTGGACCCTGGGCTGGAGGACCTCCTGGCCCAGGCAGACGCCACCAAAACCTGGACAGACAGGATAATCTCTCAGACTGAGGTTTTATTGCAGCCCAACCCCG GAGCACGGTTAGAGGACCGGCTGTATGAGCATCTGGATTGGAGCGCCCCACCTCGACTTCGAGCACATGAGGTACTGGGAGACCAAATGATCCAGGCAGGGCTGGAGATGGGGTGCAACACACCCTATG GAacggcactgctcaggtgtggAGAGGCTCAGAAGCAGTTTGGCGAAACAGAGAGGAAGTTTGTCCAAAGCACCAACATCCACTTTCTCACCCCTCTGAGGAGTTTCACTGAGGGGGAATACAGAGCCATACAG gATGAGCGCAAGATGTTGGTGAATAAGCGTTTGGACTTGGACATAGCTAATACCAGACTGAGGAGAGCCCACGAGGCTGACCAAGAGGCCAGA AACCTGAATGCAAACCCGCTGGACGTCGACTACTTGTCTCATGTTTCCTACATGTTCAGCTTCCTGCGTGTTAAATGGCTAAAG atgtggGCTCAGGAAATCTCTCAG gcggAGATGGAGCTGAGGATTTGTCAGAGTCTGTTTGACCGACAGTCAGAAATTACAAGACGAGTTGCAGAAGGAATCAGCAACACTCAc aCCAACCACATGCGGAGCCTGACTGACTTTGTTGAGACTCAGGCCTGTTACTTCGACCAGTGCAACCAACATGCTCAGGAGCTTCAGAAACAGCTGGCCAG CATTCCAACAGTCCTCTGCTCCAATAACTGGCAGTCAGCAATTAATAATGCAGTTCATCAGCCATCGACAAGCAACCTTATAGGCAATGAGCCCATTGGCTCAAATCGAGTCTCTCCAATTCCCATATTTGTCCACCAACTTCCAGAATTCGACCAGGACTTATGGACTGCAAATCCACCTCCCAGAACTGAGAAAACAACAGATTCCTCTTTATCCACGGCACCACATAATCAgacaaataacaacaataacacctTCTTTACTGATGTTCAGGCAACCAACCACCGTTCAGCGGTCAATCAAGCATTAAATTCAGACAGTCACCTAACAGATCAGATCTCAGCACTCAGCAGAACAGCCAGCACACTAACCAACAGAGCAACAGCTGCATTAACCAATGATGCACATAgtctgacaacaacaacaacagcagcagcagcttcccTGCCTTCTGAACTCAGTGGAACCTCAAACCAGTCTCAGACAGCAAATTTAGTCGCTAGTGAGACCATAACAACTGATAACATGGCTACTGAGACTGTGACCACCAATGGCATGGCTCCTGAGCCCCAAATAACCAATGGCATGGCTCCTGAGCCCCAAACAACCAATGAAACTGCAAGCGAGCTGCCCGCCAATAATAGAGAAGATGTCCAGTAG